In a single window of the Rhodamnia argentea isolate NSW1041297 chromosome 2, ASM2092103v1, whole genome shotgun sequence genome:
- the LOC115739511 gene encoding probable mitochondrial adenine nucleotide transporter BTL3 isoform X2 — translation MPSLQLFLRNIQIQSNEGSQSPSNGDSDSSPVVSVNGGLFLDPTLPSSFLHLIPLNSNCSIMACQREKRVYRPGFLSVSLRGGDGIVEEPSVALSRKNGDQSSGPKERTSVVSTERKRRKVTVRGRGIGAVNTTKHLWAGAIAAMVSRTFVAPLERLKLEYIVRGEQKNITDLVRTIAATQGLRGFWKGNLINILRTAPFKAINFCAYDTYRKQLLRFSGNDETTNFERFIAGAAAGITATVLCLPLDTIRTKLVAPGGEALGGVIGAFGYMIRTEGFFSLYRGLAPSILSMAPSSAVFYGVYDILKSAYLHSPEGRKRIQNLNEHGEELNALDQLELGPVRTLFYGAISGACAEAATYPFEVVRRRLQLQVQATRLSAIATCAKIIEHGGVPALYAGLIPSLLQVLPSAAISYFVYEFMKIVLKVE, via the exons ATGCCGAGTCTGCAACTGTTCTTGCGAAACATACAGATACAGTCGAATGAAGGGTCTCAGAGCCCGTCGAATGGAGACTCGGATTCGAGTCCTGTTGTTTCGGTGAACGGGGGATTATTTCTCGACCCCACTTTGCCTTCTTCGTTTCTTCATTTGATTCCGTTGAATAGTAATTGTAGCATTATGGCGTgccagagagagaagagggttTATCGCCCCGGGTTCTTGTCGGTGAGCTTGAGGGGTGGTGATGGGATTGTGGAGGAGCCTAGCGTGGCCTTGTCGCGGAAAAATGGAGACCAGAGCTCGGGCCCGAAGGAGCGTACGAGTGTCGTTTCTAccgagaggaagaggaggaaggtgACGGTGAGAGGGAGAGGCATAGGTGCTGTGAACACCACTAAGCACTTGTGGGCTGGCGCTATTGCAGCCATGGTTTCGAG AACTTTTGTTGCGCCACTTGAGAGACTAAAGCTGGAGTATATAGTTCGTGGAGAGCAGAAGAATATTACTGATCTCGTGAGGACAATTGCAGCTACACAAGGTTTACGTGGCTTTTGGAAGGGAAACTTAATCAACATTCTCCGTACAGCTCCATTTAAAGCTATCAACTTTTGTGCTTATGATACCTACAGAAAGCAATTGCTTAGATTTTCTGGAAATGATGAAACTACGAACTTTGAGAGGTTTATTGCTGGTGCTGCAGCTGGCATCACTGCCACTGTCCTTTGCCTACCACTTGACACT ATTAGAACTAAGCTGGTGGCACCTGGCGGAGAAGCATTGGGCGGTGTGATTGGTGCTTTCGGATACATGATTCGAACCGAAGGATTCTTTTCCCTTTACAGGGGCTTGGCACCTTCCATACTTAGCATGGCTCCTTCAAGTGCAGTTTTCTACGGAGTGTATGATATATTGAAATCGGCTTATCTGCATTCACCGGAGGGAAGAAAACGAATCCAGAATCTGAATGAACATGGGGAGGAACTGAATGCTTTGGACCAGCTGGAGCTGGGGCCTGTAAGGACACTGTTTTATGGTGCTATATCGGGTGCCTGTGCTGAAGCGGCCACATACCCATTTGAAGTGGTTAGGAGACGGCTCCAGTTGCAAGTGCAGGCAACAAGATTGAGTGCCATTGCAACTTGTGCCAAGATTATCGAGCACGGAGGAGTTCCAGCTCTTTATGCCGGACTTATTCCCAGCTTGTTACAG GTACTTCCCTCTGCTGCGATTAGTTACTTTGTATATGAATTCATGAAGATTGTTCTGAAAGTGGAATGA
- the LOC115739511 gene encoding probable mitochondrial adenine nucleotide transporter BTL3 isoform X1, giving the protein MPSLQLFLRNIQIQSNEGSQSPSNGDSDSSPVVSVNGGLFLDPTLPSSFLHLIPLNSNCSIMACQREKRVYRPGFLSVSLRGGDGIVEEPSVALSRKNGDQSSGPKERTSVVSTERKRRKVTVRGRGIGAVNTTKHLWAGAIAAMVSRTFVAPLERLKLEYIVRGEQKNITDLVRTIAATQGLRGFWKGNLINILRTAPFKAINFCAYDTYRKQLLRFSGNDETTNFERFIAGAAAGITATVLCLPLDTIRTKLVAPGGEALGGVIGAFGYMIRTEGFFSLYRGLAPSILSMAPSSAVFYGVYDILKSAYLHSPEGRKRIQNLNEHGEELNALDQLELGPVRTLFYGAISGACAEAATYPFEVVRRRLQLQVQATRLSAIATCAKIIEHGGVPALYAGLIPSLLQVFYQMSCTGEKLGGYYIFVVSLERFLGNVVAFLRHSPVCTGA; this is encoded by the exons ATGCCGAGTCTGCAACTGTTCTTGCGAAACATACAGATACAGTCGAATGAAGGGTCTCAGAGCCCGTCGAATGGAGACTCGGATTCGAGTCCTGTTGTTTCGGTGAACGGGGGATTATTTCTCGACCCCACTTTGCCTTCTTCGTTTCTTCATTTGATTCCGTTGAATAGTAATTGTAGCATTATGGCGTgccagagagagaagagggttTATCGCCCCGGGTTCTTGTCGGTGAGCTTGAGGGGTGGTGATGGGATTGTGGAGGAGCCTAGCGTGGCCTTGTCGCGGAAAAATGGAGACCAGAGCTCGGGCCCGAAGGAGCGTACGAGTGTCGTTTCTAccgagaggaagaggaggaaggtgACGGTGAGAGGGAGAGGCATAGGTGCTGTGAACACCACTAAGCACTTGTGGGCTGGCGCTATTGCAGCCATGGTTTCGAG AACTTTTGTTGCGCCACTTGAGAGACTAAAGCTGGAGTATATAGTTCGTGGAGAGCAGAAGAATATTACTGATCTCGTGAGGACAATTGCAGCTACACAAGGTTTACGTGGCTTTTGGAAGGGAAACTTAATCAACATTCTCCGTACAGCTCCATTTAAAGCTATCAACTTTTGTGCTTATGATACCTACAGAAAGCAATTGCTTAGATTTTCTGGAAATGATGAAACTACGAACTTTGAGAGGTTTATTGCTGGTGCTGCAGCTGGCATCACTGCCACTGTCCTTTGCCTACCACTTGACACT ATTAGAACTAAGCTGGTGGCACCTGGCGGAGAAGCATTGGGCGGTGTGATTGGTGCTTTCGGATACATGATTCGAACCGAAGGATTCTTTTCCCTTTACAGGGGCTTGGCACCTTCCATACTTAGCATGGCTCCTTCAAGTGCAGTTTTCTACGGAGTGTATGATATATTGAAATCGGCTTATCTGCATTCACCGGAGGGAAGAAAACGAATCCAGAATCTGAATGAACATGGGGAGGAACTGAATGCTTTGGACCAGCTGGAGCTGGGGCCTGTAAGGACACTGTTTTATGGTGCTATATCGGGTGCCTGTGCTGAAGCGGCCACATACCCATTTGAAGTGGTTAGGAGACGGCTCCAGTTGCAAGTGCAGGCAACAAGATTGAGTGCCATTGCAACTTGTGCCAAGATTATCGAGCACGGAGGAGTTCCAGCTCTTTATGCCGGACTTATTCCCAGCTTGTTACAG gTTTTCTACCAGATGAGCTGTACTGGGGAAAAATTGGGAGGCTACTATATCTTCGTAGTTTCCTTGGAACGATTCTTAGGCAATGTTGTTGCTTTCCTGCGTCATTCACCAGTTTGCACTGGAGCATAA
- the LOC115739512 gene encoding transmembrane protein 135 homolog isoform X3, which yields MLLTGLNTQHTSLAIYILMRAAVLASRCGIKSKRFGKICRPLTWKHGDIFLMCLSSSQILSAYILKQESLPPSYKSFLNKHGGKDVTILQGVKEIASGLPFTNLQAIEKYYKSTGVDVKLDPEMKIPCSMVHGNQSCSAHAISFLIEAYKRALPVYLPVYLVPALIVHRKGLLKRPYTILGKGLFGTARSSLFLSVYCASAWMWTCILFRIFKRCNVPMVAMGTFPTGLALAIEKKSRRIEISLYCLARAIESFFTCLADVGYLPKSRRLTRVDVVVFSISTAIIMHCYAQEREVFRSKYLNVLDWVFGVPPPPCETPRCKQSSENSSLTLT from the exons ATGCTTCTCACGGGACTGAACACGCAGCATACAAGCTTGGCCATCTACATACTAATGCGTGCGGCTGTATTGGCTTCACGGTGCGGAATCAAAAGCAAGAGATTCGGGAAAATCTGCAGGCCTCTTACCTGGAAGCATGGAGACATATTCCTTATGTGTCTATCTTCATCACAGATTCT GTCTGCTTACATATTAAAGCAAGAAAGTTTGCCTCCATCATATAAGTCCTTCCTCAACAAACATGGTGGAAAAGATGTTACCATTTTGCAAGGGGTGAAAGAGATTGCTTCCGGCTTGCCGTTTACGAATTTGCAggcaatagaaaaatattacaaATCTACCGGAGTTGATGTCAAACTAGATCCAGAGATGAAGATTCCCTGCTCG ATGGTACATGGAAATCAGTCATGCAGTGCACATGCTATTTCTTTTCTGATTGAAGCCTATAAAAGAGCATTGCCTGTTTATCTTCCAGTTTATCTTGTTCCTGCATTGATAGTTCATCGGAAAGGTCTTTTAAAAAG GCCTTACACTATACTGGGAAAGGGTCTCTTTGGAACTGCAAGATCAAGCTTGTTTCTGTCAGTTTATTGTGCATCTGCCTG GATGTGGACATGCATTCTTTTCAGGATTTTCAAGAGATGTAACGTCCCCATGGTGGCCATGGGCACG TTCCCTACTGGTCTGGCCTTGGctattgaaaagaaaagcaggCGCATCGAGATATCACTGTACTGCCTAGCACGGGCTATCGAGAGCTTCTTTACATGCCTGGCAGATGTCGGGTATTTGCCAAAGTCGAGGCGTCTTACAAGAGTTGATGTGGTCGTTTTTAGCATATCGACGGCCATTATTATGCACTGCTATGCACAGGAGAGGGAGGTATTCCGTTCAAAGTACTTGAACGTTCTCGATTGGGTGTTCGGCGTGCCCCCTCCTCCCTGTGAAACACCAAGGTGCAAACAATCATCTGAAAATTCATCTCTTACTCTGACTTGA
- the LOC115739512 gene encoding transmembrane protein 135 homolog isoform X2 — protein MPPPPPPPPGDVAVPDGGDGGPDRRGGPEDEQNRSHCADARPPPPPPSSSYGGLLGLDSVPLTDAEKVRRIVTASAKGFSIGAGLKGGLALFSVLVRLRRRRLSASMRKAELFSNREAIVIALKETLRYGLFLGTFAGTFVSVDEIVAALGGHRRTGKWRALLAGAIAGPSMLLTGLNTQHTSLAIYILMRAAVLASRCGIKSKRFGKICRPLTWKHGDIFLMCLSSSQILSAYILKQESLPPSYKSFLNKHGGKDVTILQGVKEIASGLPFTNLQAIEKYYKSTGVDVKLDPEMKIPCSMVHGNQSCSAHAISFLIEAYKRALPVYLPVYLVPALIVHRKGLLKRPYTILGKGLFGTARSSLFLSVYCASAWMWTCILFRIFKRCNVPMVAMGTFPTGLALAIEKKSRRIEISLYCLARAIESFFTCLADVGYLPKSRRLTRVDVVVFSISTAIIMHCYAQEREVFRSKYLNVLDWVFGVPPPPCETPRS, from the exons atgccgccgccgccgccgccgcctcccggCGACGTCGCCGTCCCCGACGGCGGGGACGGCGGCCCGGACCGCCGCGGCGGACCCGAAGACGAGCAGAACCGCTCGCATTGCGCGGACgcccgtcctcctcctcctcctcctagtTCCTCTTACGGCGGTTTGCTGGGACTCGATTCGGTCCCGTTGACCGACGCCGAGAAGGTCCGGAGGATTGTAACTGCTTCGGCGAAGGGGTTCTCGATCGGGGCTGGCCTCAAGGGTGGATTAGCGCTCTTCTCGGTTCTCGTCAGGTTGAGACGGAGGAGATTATCGGCGTCTATGAG GAAAGCTGAGCTTTTTTCGAATAGAGAAGCCATTGTAATAGCCTTGAAGGAGACTTTGAGATATGGACTTTTTCTAGGAACCTTCGCCGGCACGTTTGTTTCTGTGGATGAAATCGTAGCTGCTTTGGGAGGGCACCGCAG GACCGGGAAGTGGAGGGCGTTGTTGGCGGGGGCAATAGCCGGGCCTTCGATGCTTCTCACGGGACTGAACACGCAGCATACAAGCTTGGCCATCTACATACTAATGCGTGCGGCTGTATTGGCTTCACGGTGCGGAATCAAAAGCAAGAGATTCGGGAAAATCTGCAGGCCTCTTACCTGGAAGCATGGAGACATATTCCTTATGTGTCTATCTTCATCACAGATTCT GTCTGCTTACATATTAAAGCAAGAAAGTTTGCCTCCATCATATAAGTCCTTCCTCAACAAACATGGTGGAAAAGATGTTACCATTTTGCAAGGGGTGAAAGAGATTGCTTCCGGCTTGCCGTTTACGAATTTGCAggcaatagaaaaatattacaaATCTACCGGAGTTGATGTCAAACTAGATCCAGAGATGAAGATTCCCTGCTCG ATGGTACATGGAAATCAGTCATGCAGTGCACATGCTATTTCTTTTCTGATTGAAGCCTATAAAAGAGCATTGCCTGTTTATCTTCCAGTTTATCTTGTTCCTGCATTGATAGTTCATCGGAAAGGTCTTTTAAAAAG GCCTTACACTATACTGGGAAAGGGTCTCTTTGGAACTGCAAGATCAAGCTTGTTTCTGTCAGTTTATTGTGCATCTGCCTG GATGTGGACATGCATTCTTTTCAGGATTTTCAAGAGATGTAACGTCCCCATGGTGGCCATGGGCACG TTCCCTACTGGTCTGGCCTTGGctattgaaaagaaaagcaggCGCATCGAGATATCACTGTACTGCCTAGCACGGGCTATCGAGAGCTTCTTTACATGCCTGGCAGATGTCGGGTATTTGCCAAAGTCGAGGCGTCTTACAAGAGTTGATGTGGTCGTTTTTAGCATATCGACGGCCATTATTATGCACTGCTATGCACAGGAGAGGGAGGTATTCCGTTCAAAGTACTTGAACGTTCTCGATTGGGTGTTCGGCGTGCCCCCTCCTCCCTGTGAAACACCAAG AAGCTGA
- the LOC115739512 gene encoding transmembrane protein 135 homolog isoform X1 — protein MPPPPPPPPGDVAVPDGGDGGPDRRGGPEDEQNRSHCADARPPPPPPSSSYGGLLGLDSVPLTDAEKVRRIVTASAKGFSIGAGLKGGLALFSVLVRLRRRRLSASMRKAELFSNREAIVIALKETLRYGLFLGTFAGTFVSVDEIVAALGGHRRTGKWRALLAGAIAGPSMLLTGLNTQHTSLAIYILMRAAVLASRCGIKSKRFGKICRPLTWKHGDIFLMCLSSSQILSAYILKQESLPPSYKSFLNKHGGKDVTILQGVKEIASGLPFTNLQAIEKYYKSTGVDVKLDPEMKIPCSMVHGNQSCSAHAISFLIEAYKRALPVYLPVYLVPALIVHRKGLLKRPYTILGKGLFGTARSSLFLSVYCASAWMWTCILFRIFKRCNVPMVAMGTFPTGLALAIEKKSRRIEISLYCLARAIESFFTCLADVGYLPKSRRLTRVDVVVFSISTAIIMHCYAQEREVFRSKYLNVLDWVFGVPPPPCETPRCKQSSENSSLTLT, from the exons atgccgccgccgccgccgccgcctcccggCGACGTCGCCGTCCCCGACGGCGGGGACGGCGGCCCGGACCGCCGCGGCGGACCCGAAGACGAGCAGAACCGCTCGCATTGCGCGGACgcccgtcctcctcctcctcctcctagtTCCTCTTACGGCGGTTTGCTGGGACTCGATTCGGTCCCGTTGACCGACGCCGAGAAGGTCCGGAGGATTGTAACTGCTTCGGCGAAGGGGTTCTCGATCGGGGCTGGCCTCAAGGGTGGATTAGCGCTCTTCTCGGTTCTCGTCAGGTTGAGACGGAGGAGATTATCGGCGTCTATGAG GAAAGCTGAGCTTTTTTCGAATAGAGAAGCCATTGTAATAGCCTTGAAGGAGACTTTGAGATATGGACTTTTTCTAGGAACCTTCGCCGGCACGTTTGTTTCTGTGGATGAAATCGTAGCTGCTTTGGGAGGGCACCGCAG GACCGGGAAGTGGAGGGCGTTGTTGGCGGGGGCAATAGCCGGGCCTTCGATGCTTCTCACGGGACTGAACACGCAGCATACAAGCTTGGCCATCTACATACTAATGCGTGCGGCTGTATTGGCTTCACGGTGCGGAATCAAAAGCAAGAGATTCGGGAAAATCTGCAGGCCTCTTACCTGGAAGCATGGAGACATATTCCTTATGTGTCTATCTTCATCACAGATTCT GTCTGCTTACATATTAAAGCAAGAAAGTTTGCCTCCATCATATAAGTCCTTCCTCAACAAACATGGTGGAAAAGATGTTACCATTTTGCAAGGGGTGAAAGAGATTGCTTCCGGCTTGCCGTTTACGAATTTGCAggcaatagaaaaatattacaaATCTACCGGAGTTGATGTCAAACTAGATCCAGAGATGAAGATTCCCTGCTCG ATGGTACATGGAAATCAGTCATGCAGTGCACATGCTATTTCTTTTCTGATTGAAGCCTATAAAAGAGCATTGCCTGTTTATCTTCCAGTTTATCTTGTTCCTGCATTGATAGTTCATCGGAAAGGTCTTTTAAAAAG GCCTTACACTATACTGGGAAAGGGTCTCTTTGGAACTGCAAGATCAAGCTTGTTTCTGTCAGTTTATTGTGCATCTGCCTG GATGTGGACATGCATTCTTTTCAGGATTTTCAAGAGATGTAACGTCCCCATGGTGGCCATGGGCACG TTCCCTACTGGTCTGGCCTTGGctattgaaaagaaaagcaggCGCATCGAGATATCACTGTACTGCCTAGCACGGGCTATCGAGAGCTTCTTTACATGCCTGGCAGATGTCGGGTATTTGCCAAAGTCGAGGCGTCTTACAAGAGTTGATGTGGTCGTTTTTAGCATATCGACGGCCATTATTATGCACTGCTATGCACAGGAGAGGGAGGTATTCCGTTCAAAGTACTTGAACGTTCTCGATTGGGTGTTCGGCGTGCCCCCTCCTCCCTGTGAAACACCAAGGTGCAAACAATCATCTGAAAATTCATCTCTTACTCTGACTTGA